The genomic segment CCTGCACCGCCGCTGCCGGACGCGCTGTGGAGCGGGCCGTACGGCCGCCGGGTCTGCGGGTCTGGCCTGCCGGGTCCGGCGGCGTGGCGACCGGTGGCCCGCGCTGCTGCCCTGCGCGGCCCGGGCGGGGGGCCGTGCGGCAACCGGCGCGTCCCGCCCGCCTGCCGGTGCCCGGGCGGGGCGCGGCGGGCCCGCGTCAGCTCACAGCAGGGCGGCGGTGGCGAAGCGCAGGACGAGCTGCGGTGCGCCGGAGAGAACGACGCCCAGGACGGCGGCGAGGCCGATGGCGGCGGCGAGGGGAGCCGGGGCCCTCGACGGCCGGGCCGGTGTGACGGCCGGTGCGGCGACGGAAGCGGTGGCCGGGGTGGGGGTGTTCGCGGGTCCACCGGCAGCAGGCTTCGCGGCCGCCGCGGCGGCCGTCGCCGCCGTACCCCCCGGAGCCCCGGCCGGAACCGGCTCCGCGGCCGGCTCCGGGGCGGGGGCGCGGAAGAGGACCGCCGTCCAGCGGAGGTAGTAGTAGAGCGCGATCACGACGTTCACGGCCATGACGACCGCGAGCCAGCCGAGCCCGGCCTCGACCGCCGCCGAGAAGACCGCCACCTTGGCGAAGAGCCCGATGATCCCCGGCGGCAGCCCCGCGAGGGCGAGCAGGAAGAAGCCCAGGGAGAGCGCGGACAGCGGGCGGGCGGCCCACAGGCCCCGGAAGTCGGTGATCCGGCCCTCCGGATGCGCGCGGGCGACCAGGGCGGTGACGCCGAAGGCACCGAGGTTCACCACCGCGTACATCAGGGCGTAGGCGACGGTGGTGCCGATGGCGTCGTTCGGGTCGTCCGTGTACGCGGCGGCGGCGATCGGCACCAGGAGGTAACCGGCCTGGCCGACGGACGACCAGGCCAGCAGGCGGACGGCGCTGTGTGCGCGGCCGGGGTTCTGGCGCAGCGCGGCCGCGTTGCCGGCCGTCATGGTGAGCGCGGCGAGCACGGCGACGACCGGTCCCCAGACCTCCGCGTGCGAGGGGAACGCCAGTACGGCCACCAGGATCAGCCCGGAGAACCCGGCCGCCTTGCCGACCACCGACAGATAGCCCGCGACGGGCACCGGCGCACCCACGTAGGTGTCGGGCACCCAGAAGTGGAAGGGCGCGGCGGCCGTCTTGAAGGCGAAGCCGACGAGGGTGAGGGCGACACCCGCGGTGGCGAGGGTGGACAGCTGTGCGGGCACCGCGTCGAGGCCGTCCGCGACCCGCGAAAGGTGCATCGCTCCGGTGGCCGCGTACACGAAGCTCACGCCGAGCAGCATGACGGCGGTGGCGGCCACGGACGACAGGAAGAACTTGAGCGCCGCCTCCGAGGAGAGCCGGCTCCCGCGGCGCAGGCCGACGAGGGCGAAGGCGGGCAGGGAGGCGACCTCCAGGGCGACGACCAGCGTCGCCAGATCGCGCGAGGCGGGCAGCAGGGCGGCACCGGCGGCCGAGGCGAGCAGCAGGAACCAGTACTCGCCGGCGGGGAGGCCGAGGTCCCGGACGGTGTGCACGGACAGCAGGGCCGTCAGCAGCGCCCCGCCCAGCACGAGGAACTGGATGGCGAGCGCGAACGGGTCGGCCGCGTAACTGCAGGTGTCCGGCGCGGTCGTGAGGCAGAAGGTGCGCCGGTCGCCGTCGAGCAGCGGCAGCAGCGACAGCACCGCGAGGACGAGGCCCCCGAGCGCGAGGGCGCCGAGCAGCGGCTTGCGGCGCTCGGGGAGGAAGAGGTCGGCGACGAGCACCACCAGGGCGGCACCGGCGGCGATGGCGGGCGGGGCGATCGCGAGCCAGTCGACGGACTGGACGAGGGAGGTCATCGGCTGCCTCCGGTCAGGAGCGTCTGCACGGCCGGATCGGTCAGGCCGAGGAGGACGGCGGGCCAGAGGCCGGCGAGGACGGTGAGGACGACGAGCGGGGTCCAGGCGGCGAACTCGTGGCCGCGGACATCGGTGAACACGGCGGGTGCGGCCTCGCCGCCGTCGGGTCCGTCGCCCATGCAGACGCGGCGGACGACGACGAGCAGATACGCGGCGGTGAGCAGGGTGCCGAGGGCCCCCGCCGACATGAAGACGAGGAAGGCGGGGCGGCTCAGGCCCTCGGCGGGCCGGAAGGCCCCGAAGAGGGTCAGCATCTCGCCCCAGAATCCCGCGAGTCCGGGGAG from the Streptomyces xinghaiensis S187 genome contains:
- a CDS encoding NADH-quinone oxidoreductase subunit N, translating into MTSLVQSVDWLAIAPPAIAAGAALVVLVADLFLPERRKPLLGALALGGLVLAVLSLLPLLDGDRRTFCLTTAPDTCSYAADPFALAIQFLVLGGALLTALLSVHTVRDLGLPAGEYWFLLLASAAGAALLPASRDLATLVVALEVASLPAFALVGLRRGSRLSSEAALKFFLSSVAATAVMLLGVSFVYAATGAMHLSRVADGLDAVPAQLSTLATAGVALTLVGFAFKTAAAPFHFWVPDTYVGAPVPVAGYLSVVGKAAGFSGLILVAVLAFPSHAEVWGPVVAVLAALTMTAGNAAALRQNPGRAHSAVRLLAWSSVGQAGYLLVPIAAAAYTDDPNDAIGTTVAYALMYAVVNLGAFGVTALVARAHPEGRITDFRGLWAARPLSALSLGFFLLALAGLPPGIIGLFAKVAVFSAAVEAGLGWLAVVMAVNVVIALYYYLRWTAVLFRAPAPEPAAEPVPAGAPGGTAATAAAAAAKPAAGGPANTPTPATASVAAPAVTPARPSRAPAPLAAAIGLAAVLGVVLSGAPQLVLRFATAALL